The following are encoded in a window of Phaseolus vulgaris cultivar G19833 chromosome 3, P. vulgaris v2.0, whole genome shotgun sequence genomic DNA:
- the LOC137805828 gene encoding U-box domain-containing protein 35-like, which yields MEYPENNFYRSSSVCEIEEEEDHNQTQHHLGPIATIHGKEEEEHEQDCVYVAVGKSNTSMYALSWTLNNLVTQSTIIYLIHVFPQIKHIPNPMGTGMVPRNQVSAKQVESYIDKERGKRRELLQKFLQSCSSSKVKVDTILIESDIVAKAILDLIPILQIKSLVIGANKFYLRKSKSRKGNSVADKILQNSPESCKVRIICEGKEVNEQMMMSPPPPTSANDTSMTSQKEDHHDSVSCICFIPKFK from the exons ATGGAGTACCCCGAAAACAACTTCTATAGAAGCAGCAGCGTGTGTGAGATAGAGGAGGAAGAGGACCACAACCAAACTCAACACCATCTTGGGCCTATAGCCACTATTCAcgggaaagaagaagaagaacatgaaCAAGACTGTGTTTATGTTGCAGTGGGTAAGAGCAACACAAGCATGTACGCTCTCTCATGGACACTTAACAACTTGGTTACTCAATCTACCATCATTTATCTCATTCATGTATTCCCTCAGATCAAACACATTCCAAATCCAA TGGGAACAGGAATGGTTCCAAGGAATCAAGTGAGTGCTAAGCAGGTGGAGAGTTATATTGACAAAGAAAGAGGCAAGAGGAGAGAGCTCCTTCAGAAATTCCTACAATCATGCTCTTCTTCTAAG GTTAAGGTAGATACCATCCTGATTGAGAGTGACATAGTTGCAAAGGCTATCCTCGACCTCATTCCCATTCTTCAAATAAAAAGTCTTGTCATTGGAGCCAACAAATTCTATCTAAG aaaatcaaaatcaaggaAAGGGAATAGTGTTGCCGATAAGATACTGCAGAATTCACCAGAAAGTTGCAAGGTGAGAATTATATGTGAAGGGAAGGAAGTAAATGAGCAGATGATGATGTCACCCCCTCCTCCCACCTCTGCTAACGATACTTCCATGACCAGCCAAAAGGAAGATCATCATGATTCAGTTTCATGCATTTGTTTCATACCCAAGTTCAAATGA
- the LOC137806828 gene encoding phosphatidylinositol/phosphatidylcholine transfer protein SFH2-like has translation MGVGSQDAIKQFQAFIDQVEEPLRRTFQNVHQGYVTETLMRFLKARDWDPSKAYKMLVDCLNWRVQNEIDHILSKPIVPADLYTAVRDSQLIGLSGYSKEGLPVFAIGVGLSTFDKASVHYYVQSHIQINEYRDRIILPSASKKHKRTITTCIKVLDMTGLKLSALNQIKLLTIISSIDDLNYPEKTNTYYIANAPYIFSACWKVVKPLLQERTRRKIQVLPGCGRDELLNVMDYSSLPHFCKREGSGSSKHSETGSENCYSLDHPFHQELYNHIKQQARQRETVEPIKHGSFHVDFPEPPDDESEIAKTIESELHKFENGNGV, from the exons ATGGGGGTTGGTTCCCAGGATGCTATCAAGCAGTTCCAGGCATTCATTGACCAAG TCGAGGAGCCTTTGCGAAGAACGTTTCAG AATGTTCATCAAGGATATGTCACCGAAACTTTAATGCGGTTCCTAAAAGCAAGGGACTGGGATCCTTCCAAGGCCTATAAAATG TTGGTTGACTGTTTAAATTGGAGAGTGCAAAATGAGATTGACCATATATTATCT aaaccaattgttCCCGCTGATTTATATACAGCAGTGCGTGATTCACAGCTCATAGGATTGTCTGGTTACTCCAAAGAG GGTCTGCCTGTCTTTGCAATCGGTGTTGGGCTTAGCACATTTGACAAAGCATct GTCCATTATTACGTGCAGTCACACATTCAAATTAATGAATATCGTGACCGTATAATCTTG CCTTCTGCATCAAAGAAGCATAAGCGGACTATTACCACATGTATAAAGGTTTTAGACATGACCGGTCTGAAGTTATCAGCCCTGAATCAGATTAAG TTGTTAACTATTATATCATCCATTGATGATCTGAATTACCCCGAGAAGACAAATACTTATTACATTGCAAATGCTCCATACATATTTTCAGCTTGTTGGAAG GTTGTGAAGCCACTTTTACAAGAGAGAACAAGAAGAAAAATACAGGTTTTACCCGGTTGTGGTCGAGATGAGCTGTTGAAT GTCATGGATTACTCGTCGCTACCACATTTCTGTAAAAGAGAAGGCTCCGGATCATCCAAACATTCAGAAACGGGAAGTGAAAATTGTTATTCCTTGGATCACCCCTTCCATCAAGAGCTCTATAACCACATCAAGCAGCAAGCCAGGCAACGTGAAACTGTTGAACCCATCAAACACGGCTCGTTTCACGTGGATTTTCCCGAACCTCCTGATGATGAATCTGAGATCGCCAAGACTATAGAGTCAGAGTTACACAAGTTTGAGAACGGCAATGGTGTCTAA
- the LOC137806826 gene encoding WEB family protein At1g12150-like: MTGMKKLNSPRGEVGEIDTRAPFQSVKAAVSLFGEVANPRDRFSVKRRSSENVFEKETQLILAQKELDKIKKHVDNAEAVKAKALSDLENAKEILQNLTTRLTNVRESKQSAMEAAEVVKTQSKRFEKTLSLKAVGYEAWRQELEHARKEYITTITELDSSKQELTKIRQDFDAVMGAKLAALQATGEAQRSAKLNSERIGELSFEIETMKASIEQLKLAAEQSQEESEAQLMSYYKNAKEEVQKNLDSLKNEYEPELMQNLDVKLSETSAEIEALQEHIKKLHASKMDSVKLLISELKEATKTLEDVAEEKNSLNKLVFFLRTELKQVRNEQDGVKEKEHAAVALAANLTGELQGRMGEAKPAPSTVEDLEADIFYVQSKKIEKLQLETEGARREAEEMRRKAQELKQEAEKSRAVAKEAEQKLELVLVEAREAKAAEQRAFKEIKILSEVAKVPNSKFSGKIKISNEEFEAMRAKAKECEDLVEKKDAIVMAELQQIYKRKHEVDRKVETNLKAIEETKAATETALWSAELADSFKVAIEIELKRSRQQRQKGISDDASQKLEHSVTPISLTTE, encoded by the exons ATGACTGGCATGAAGAAGTTGAATTCTCCAAGGGGAGAGGTTGGAGAAATTGACACAAGGGCACCATTCCAATCTGTCAAAGCTGCTGTCAGTTTATTTGGGGAGGTAGCCAACCCAAGAGACAGATTTTCTGTCAAGAGGAGATCATCAGAG AATGTATTTGAAAAGGAGACGCAGCTTATATTGGCCCAAAAGGAACTAGACAAGATAAAGAAACATGTGGATAATGCTGAGGCCGTGAAAGCCAAAGCACTTTCTGACCTTGAGAATGCCAAGGAGATACTTCAGAATTTGACAACCAGGCTGACCAACGTAAGAGAATCCAAGCAATCCGCAATGGAAGCTGCTGAAGTCGTGAAAACCCAGAGCAAGCGATTTGAAAAGACGCTATCCCTAAAAGCCGTGGGATATGAAGCCTGGAGACAAGAACTAGAACATGCAAGAAAGGAGTACATCACCACTATAACTGAACTTGATTCTTCCAAGCAAGAACTAACCAAAATAAGGCAGGATTTTGATGCAGTTATGGGGGCAAAGCTGGCAGCATTGCAAGCAACAGGAGAGGCTCAACGTTCAGCAAAATTAAACTCAGAAAGAATCGGTGAACTCTCATTTGAAATCGAGACCATGAAAgcatcaattgaacaattgaaACTCGCCGCTGAACAATCCCAAGAAGAAAGTGAAGCCCAACTTATGAGTTATTACAAAAATGCCAAGGAAGAAGTACAAAAGAATTTGGACTCCTTGAAGAATGAATATGAACCAGAGCTCATGCAAAATCTAGATGTCAAACTTTCCGAAACTAGTGCAGAGATCGAGGCTCTTCAAGAACACATTAAGAAGCTGCATGCTTCTAAGATGGATTCTGTGAAGCTTCTAATTTCAGAGCTTAAAGAAGCCACAAAGACACTTGAGGACGTTGCTGAAGAAAAGAACTCCCTTAACAAACTGGTGTTTTTTCTCAGAACAGAATTGAAGCAAGTGAGGAATGAGCAAGATGGAGTGAAGGAGAAGGAACATGCAGCGGTAGCTCTCGCTGCTAACCTCACTGGTGAACTGCAAGGGAGAATGGGAGAGGCAAAACCTGCACCAAGCACGGTAGAGGACTTGGAAGCTGATATCTTCTATGTACAGAGTAAGAAAATTGAGAAGCTACAGTTGGAGACGGAAGGTGCAAGAAGAGAAGCTGAAGAGATGAGGAGAAAAGCCCAAGAGCTGAAGCAAGAAGCGGAAAAGTCCCGGGCTGTGGCTAAAGAAGCAGAGCAAAAACTTGAGCTAGTTCTGGTGGAGGCTAGAGAGGCAAAAGCTGCAGAACAAAGAGCCTTTAAGGAGATCAAGATTTTATCTGAAGTGGCTAAAGTTCCGAACTCAAAATTCAGTGGTAAAATCAAGATTTCAAATGAAGAGTTTGAGGCAATGAGAGCAAAGGCCAAGGAGTGTGAGGATTTGGTTGAAAAGAAAGACGCAATTGTGATGGCAGAGCTTCAACAAATCTATAAAAGAAAGCATGAAGTGGACAGAAAGGTGGAAACTAATCTAAAGGCCATTGAAGAAACAAAGGCTGCTACAGAGACGGCCCTGTGGAGTGCAGAGTTGGCAGATTCATTTAAGGTGGCAATTGAGATTGAGCTGAAGAGGTCGCGTCAACAACGACAAAAAGGGATATCCGATGATGCTTCTCAGAAATTGGAGCATTCTGTAACACCAATCTCGTTGACCACAGAATAG
- the LOC137806827 gene encoding acetyl-CoA acetyltransferase 2-like — MSTSVKSRDVCIVGVARTPIGGLLGSLSSLSATELGSIVIKNALKRANVDPSLVQEVFFGNVLSANLGQAPARQAALGAGIPTSVICTTINKVCASGMKATMLAALTIQFGLNDIVVVGGMESMSNSPKYLAEARKGSRYGHDTIIDGMVKDGLWDVYNDFGMGACAELCADQHVITRDEQDSYAIQSFERGISAQKAGHFAWEIVPVEISGGRGKPSTLVDKDEGLGKFDAAKLRKLRPSFKQVGGSVTAGNASSISDGAAALVLVSGEKARELGLHVIAKIKGYGDAAKAPELFTTAPALAIPKAISNAGLEASQIDYYEINEAFSVVALANQKLLSLNPEKVNVHGGAVSLGHPLGCSGARILVTLLGVLRHKRGKYGVAAICNGGGGASALVLELMPVAVGRSLL, encoded by the exons ATGTCTACTTCTGTAAAATCCCGAG ATGTTTGTATTGTTGGCGTTGCTCGGACGCCAATAGGCGGTTTGCTTGGCTCCCTATCATCTCTTTCTGCAACAGAGTTAGGCTCAATTGTTATTAAGA ATGCTCTCAAGAGAGCAAATGTCGATCCATCGCTTGTGCAAGAGGTGTTCTTTGGGAATGTTCTTAGTGCAAATTTAGGGCAGGCTCCGGCCAGACAGGCTGCATTAGGTGCAGGAATACCTACATCTGTAATCTGCACCACTATTAACAAGGTGTGTGCATCAGGGATGAAAG CTACCATGCTTGCAGCACTGACCATACAATTCGGTCTCAATGATATTGTTGTGGTTGGTGGTATGGAAAGCATGTCAAATTCACCAAAGTACCTTGCAGAAGCCAG GAAAGGATCTCGGTATGGACACGATACTATCATTGATGGTATGGTCAAAGATGGCCTTTGGGATGTTTATAATGACTTTGGCATGGGAGCCTGTGCCGAACTATGTGCAGATCAACATGTCATAACAAGAGATGAGCAG GACTCTTACGCTATTCAAAGCTTTGAGAGAGGAATATCTGCACAAAAGGCTGGTCATTTTGCTTGGGAGATAGTTCCG GTTGAGATTTCCGGCGGAAGAGGGAAACCTTCCACGCTTGTTGATAAAGATGAAGGTTTGGGAAAG TTTGATGCTGCAAAATTAAGGAAGCTTCGACCTAGCTTTAAACAGGTTGGGGGTTCTGTGACTGCTGGCAATGCTTCTAGCATAAG TGATGGTGCTGCTGCATTAGTTCTAGTGAGTGGAGAGAAGGCACGTGAGCTTGGACTGCATGTAATTGCAAAGATTAAAGGATATGGGGATGCAGCTAAG GCACCGGAATTATTTACAACAGCTCCTGCCCTTGCAATACCAAAAGCTATATCAAATGCTGGCCTTGAGGCTTCTCAAATAGATTATTATGAAATAAATGAAGCTTTTTCT GTTGTGGCTCTTGCAAATCAGAAGCTTCTTAGTCTTAATCCT GAAAAAGTTAATGTACATGGTGGAGCTGTATCATTGGGGCATCCCTTGGGTTGCAGTGGAGCTCGAATCTTAGTCACATTATTAGGG GTATTGAGACACAAGAGAGGGAAGTATGGTGTTGCCGCCATCTGCAATGGGGGAGGAGGAGCATCTGCTCTTGTCCTTGAGCTCAT GCCAGTTGCTGTGGGACGTTCTTTATTATGA